CGCGCGGTCGACCCGGTTCGAGCAGCTCGACGCCGAGGAATGGCGGCTGGCGCTCGAGACCAACATGACGGCGCCGTTTCGATTGATCAAGGCCTCCCTGCCCGCCATGAAGGCCCAGTGCTACGGACGCATCATCAACATCTCCTCCTCCGCCGGCCGAACGGTGAGCACCCTCGGCGGCGCCCACTACACCGCCTCGAAAGCCGGTCTGCTGGGGCTGACCCGGGCCGCCGCGAAAGAGCTCGGCAAGTTCGGCATCACCGTGAATGCGATCTGTCCCGGCATGATCGACACCGAGCTGACGCGCGAGAACGCCTCGCCTGAGCTGCTGGAGCGCCTGGCCGCCTCTTATCCGGTGCCGAGGCTGGGCACTCCGCTGGAAGTCTCGGACCTGATCTGCTTCGTCGCCTCGGAGGCCGCCGGCTACATCACCGGCGCGTCCTTCGACATCAACGGCGGCGACTTGATGATGTAGGCGGGGGCGGGTGAAGGAAAGCACGCGCGTTCTCCTCGCCCTGGCGGCGGGCCTCGCCCTGGGCATCGGCATCGCGGCCAGCGGCAATCTGAGGCTTGTTCACGCGGCCGACGCGCTCGCCCCGATCGGCACCCTCTGGGTGAACGCGATTCGGATGACGGTGCTCCCGCTCATCGTCTCGCTCATCGTCACGGGCGTCGCGTCGGCGAGGGACATGAAGGCAATCGGCCGGCTCGGCGGCAAGACGCTGCTGGTGTTCGTTTCCATGCTGGCATCGCTCGCCCTGGTGGCCATTCCGCTCACGAAGGTCGTCTTCGGATGGCTGGGAGAGCGGGGCGCGAGCGCTCCTCCGCTGCCCGCGGGCGCCGCCGACGTGGCCCAGCTTCTGGCTTCCGATCCGAAGCAGACCTTCGCCTCATGGCTCGTCTCGCTCGTGCCCTCCAATGTCGTCGCCGCCGCGTCGGGCGGCGCAATGCTTCCGGTCATCCTGTTCGCGCTCCTGTTCGCGCTGGCCCTGACCCGCACGACGCCGGCCACTCGCGAGATGATGGTGGGATTCTTCCGGGCCCTCGGGGAGGTGATGCTGACCCTGGTCCGCTGGATCATCCTCGCCGCTCCCGTCGGCGTGTTCGCCTTGATGCTGCCGCTGTGCGCCCACGCGGGGGCGAACGTCGCGGGCGCGATCGGCTTCTACATCCTGGCCTATTCGCTGCTGAGCGTGGGAGGTGCGCTGCTCGCTTATCCGATGGTTGCCGCGTTCGGACGCGTCCCGATGCGCCGATTCGCACGCGCCGCGCTCCCGGCGCAGCTGATCGCCTTTACG
The Candidatus Polarisedimenticolia bacterium DNA segment above includes these coding regions:
- a CDS encoding 3-oxoacyl-ACP reductase family protein, which encodes MDFTGRVAIVTGAWRGLGRDAAARLHARGASVAVNTRDEARAQQVSRSLGERALAVPGDVTDPRAPEQIVSKTLERFGRLDILVNNAALARSTRFEQLDAEEWRLALETNMTAPFRLIKASLPAMKAQCYGRIINISSSAGRTVSTLGGAHYTASKAGLLGLTRAAAKELGKFGITVNAICPGMIDTELTRENASPELLERLAASYPVPRLGTPLEVSDLICFVASEAAGYITGASFDINGGDLMM
- a CDS encoding dicarboxylate/amino acid:cation symporter gives rise to the protein MKESTRVLLALAAGLALGIGIAASGNLRLVHAADALAPIGTLWVNAIRMTVLPLIVSLIVTGVASARDMKAIGRLGGKTLLVFVSMLASLALVAIPLTKVVFGWLGERGASAPPLPAGAADVAQLLASDPKQTFASWLVSLVPSNVVAAASGGAMLPVILFALLFALALTRTTPATREMMVGFFRALGEVMLTLVRWIILAAPVGVFALMLPLCAHAGANVAGAIGFYILAYSLLSVGGALLAYPMVAAFGRVPMRRFARAALPAQLIAFTSSSSVAALPALVESAERGLGLSKRISGFVLPLAVSTFHFAAPVTWTVGTVFVGWFYGIPIGWREISIVAFASVFLSGAAPGVPRGGFIMLAPLFSELKLPIEGIGILIALDALPDTFATAMNVTGDLAAAALVARYDAA